The Medicago truncatula cultivar Jemalong A17 chromosome 4, MtrunA17r5.0-ANR, whole genome shotgun sequence genome includes a region encoding these proteins:
- the LOC11419567 gene encoding pentatricopeptide repeat-containing protein At3g06430, chloroplastic: protein MMDMASVSLTFSSSSIVPSPIPQHNKTTHNNPRKPHLPIFYAVSSSPSKTASASNSSVVKKKHWKQGEFPGVSETSLPSSTRRKPIKNVKKKLDRKNNAKAWANTVTEALSECIDKKQWLQALETLDMLREQSFYQPREGTYMKLIVLLGKSGQPQRAHQLFTAMIEEGCDPTPELYTALLAAYCRSNMIDEALSILDEMKNHPLCQPDVFTYSTLIKACVDIFKFELIELLYEEMAQRSIMPNTVTQNIVLNGYGKAGMFDQMEKVLSGMLQSADCKPDVWTMNTIIGVFGNMGQIDMMEKWYEKFRNFGIEPETRTFNILIGSYGKKRMYDKMSSVMEYMRKLQFPWTTSTYNNVIEAFAEAGDAKNMEYTFNQMRSEGMRADTKTFCCLIKGFANAGLFHKVISSVQLAAKLEIPLNTAFYNAVLSACAKAEDLMEMDRVFMRMKDTQCPLDDTTYSIMVEAYRKRV from the exons ATGATGGATATGGCTTCCGTCTCTctcacattttcttcttcttccatcgTTCCTTCTCCAATTCCCCAACATAACAAAACCACCCACAACAACCCCAGAAAACCCCATCTTCCAATTTTCTACGCAGTTTCATCTTCACCATCAAAAACTGCTTCTGCTTCTAATTCCTCTGTTGTCAAAAAGAAACACTGGAAACAAGGTGAGTTTCCTGGGGTTTCTGAAACATCGTTACCTTCTAGTACGAGGAGGAAACCCATTAAAAATGTCAAGAAAAAATTGGACAGAAAGAACAATGCTAAAGCCTGGGCTAACACTGTTACTGAAGCCTTGTCTGAATGCATTGACAAAAAACAGTGGCTTCAAGCCCTTGAG ACACTTGACATGCTAAGAGAACAATCCTTTTACCAACCCAGAGAAGGGACTTACATGAAACTAATTGTGCTACTTGGAAAATCCGGTCAACCCCAACGTGCCCATCAGCTTTTTACCGCAATGATTGAAGAGGGTTGTGACCCTACTCCTGAACTATACACCGCGTTGCTCGCTGCATATTGCAGGAGCAACATGATTGATGAGGCGCTATCGATTCTCGATGAGATGAAGAACCATCCTCTTTGTCAGCCTGATGTTTTCACTTACAGTACGTTGATAAAAGCCTGTGTggacattttcaaatttgaattgatcGAGTTGCTGTATGAAGAAATGGCTCAAAGGTCCATCATGCCTAACACTGTTACACAAAACATTGTTTTGAATGGTTATGGTAAGGCAGGGATGTTTGATCAGATGGAGAAAGTTCTGTCAGGTATGCTGCAGAGCGCTGATTGCAAGCCTGATGTCTGGACCATGAACACAATCATTGGTGTCTTTGGTAATATGGGTCAGATTGATATGATGGAGAAATGGTATGAAAAGTTCCGTAATTTTGGGATAGAACCAGAAACACGCACTTTCAATATCTTGATTGGCTCCTATGGAAAGAAAAGAATGTATGACAAGATGTCATCTGTTATGGAGTATATGCGGAAGTTGCAATTTCCATGGACAACCTCTACTTATAACAATGTGATTGAGGCATTTGCAGAGGCAGGTGATGCTAAAAACATGGAGTATACATTTAATCAGATGCGTTCTGAGGGTATGAGAGCAGATACCAAAACATTCTGCTGCCTTATCAAAGGTTTTGCAAATGCAGGCCTCTTTCATAAAGTGATTAGCAGTGTTCAATTGGCTGCAAAGCTTGAAATACCTCTGAACACTGCCTTTTATAATGCAGTCTTATCTGCATGTGCAAAGGCGGAAGATTTAATGGAAATGGACAGAGTTTTCATGCGTATGAAAGATACCCAATGTCCACTGGATGACACAACATACTCAATCATGGTCGAGGCATATAGAAAGAGGGTATGA
- the LOC120580155 gene encoding LOW QUALITY PROTEIN: pleiotropic drug resistance protein 3-like (The sequence of the model RefSeq protein was modified relative to this genomic sequence to represent the inferred CDS: inserted 1 base in 1 codon), which produces MELTPRGRNQGHVVTFDRDADSFVEEDKELQSKWAAIEKLPTFKRIKTSFVDEITQEENGSRWQRSSSKRVVDVTKLGAVDKRLFIDKLIKHIENDNLNLLQKLRERMERVDVKLPSVEVRYKNLNVEAECEVVQGKPLPTLWNSFSSLFSGLVKSIACNSQETKMGILKDVSGIIKPSRLTLLLGPPSCGKTTLLMALAGKLEQSLEVSGEICYNGHKLDEFVPQKTSAYISQYDLHIPEMTVRETIDFSARCQGVGSRADIMTEITRKEKEQGIFPDPDIDTYMKAISVEGQSENLQTEYVLKILGLDICADTLVGDAXRQGISGGQKKRLTTGEMIVGPIKALFMDEISTGLDSSTTFQIVTCLQQLVHITDATAVLSLLQPAPETFELFDDLILMAEGKIVYHGPCSQALQFFKDCGFWCPERKGVADFLQEVTSKKDQRQYWYRTDIPYSYVSVDEFSQIFKTSYWGRMLDDELSQPYDKSQSHKSSLSYSKYSLGKLDLFKACMKREILLMKRNSFIYIFKTVQLTITAIITMTVFLRTQLDIDLLGSNYLLGSLYYTLVRLMTNGVAELIMTITRLPVVYKQKAFYLYPAWAYCLPAAILKIPFSVLDSLVWTSMTYYVIGYSPEITRFLRQFLLLIALHMSSTSMCRSLAAIFKTDVAATTVGSLVLVLMFLFGGFILPRPSLPKWLRWGFWLSPMSYGEIGITLNEFLAPRWQKIQEGNITIGREILKSRGLDFNANFFWISIGALLGFAVVFDILFILALTYLKEPKQSRALVSKKRLPQLKGGEKSNEMELKNKSVAVDINHTSKEAQTGKMVLPFLPLSIAFKDVQYFVDTPPEMKKHGSNEKLQLLCDITGAFRPGILTALMGVSGAGKTTLMDVLSGRKTGGIIEGDIRIGGYPKVQKTFERVSGYCEQNDIHSPYITVEESVRYSAWLRLPREIDSATKGKFVEEVLETIELDDIKDSLVGIAGQSGLSTEQRKRLTIAVELVSNPSIIFMDEPTSGLDARAAAVVMRAVKNVVTTGRTTVCTIHQPSIDIFETFDELILMKSGGKIIYNGALGHHSSRLIEYFQSISGVPKIKDNYNPATWMLEATSAAVEDELKIDFANIYKESHLHRDTLELVRQLSEPEPSSKDLHFSTRFPQSNLGQFMACLWKQHLSYWRSPEYNLIRFVFMIVAAIIFGAVFWQKGKEINTQQDLFNVFGSMYIAVIFLGINYCSTILPYVATERSVLYREKFAGMYSSMAYSFAQVAIEIPYILVQAIIYVAITYPMIGFHWSVQKLFWYFYTTFCTFLYFVYLGMLIMSLSLNLDLASVLSTAVYTIFNLFSGFLMPGPKIPKWWVWCYWICPTAWSLNGLLTSQYGDMDKEILIFGDKKPVGTFLKDYYGFRHDRLSVVAVVLIAYPIIYASLFAYCIGKINYQKR; this is translated from the exons ATGGAGTTAACTCCAAGAGGCAGAAATCAAGGTCATGTAGTGACCTTTGATAGAGATGCAGATTCTTTTGTTGAGGAAGATAAAGAGCTTCAATCTAAATGGGCTGCTATAGAGAAACTACCAACTTTCAAAAGGATTAAAACTTCTTTTGTTGATGAAATCACTCAGGAGGAGAATGGTAGTAGATGGCAAAGAAGTAGTAGCAAAAGGGTTGTTGATGTTACCAAACTTGGAGCTGTGGATAAGCGGTTGTTTATTGATAAGCTTATAAAGCATATTGAGAATGATAATCTCAATTTATTGCAGAAACTTAGAGAAAGGATGGAAAG AGTGGATGTGAAGTTACCTAGTGTGGAGGTAAGGTACAAGAACCTGAATGTAGAAGCAGAATGTGAAGTTGTTCAAGGGAAGCCACTCCCTACTCTATGGAACTCTTTTTCTAGCTTATTCTCA GGTTTAGTGAAGAGTATAGCATGCAATTCTCAAGAAACCAAGATGGGCATTCTGAAAGATGTCAGTGGCATCATAAAACCATCAAG GCTTACTCTTCTTCTTGGTCCACCTAGCTGCGGGAAAACTACCTTACTAATGGCATTGGCTGGAAAACTAGAGCAATCTCTGGAG GTTTCTGGAGAAATCTGTTACAATGGTCACAAGCTAGATGAATTTGTTCCTCAAAAAACATCAGCTTACATAAGCCAGTATGACCTGCACATTCCGGAGATGACAGTCAGGGAAACAATTGACTTCTCGGCACGCTGTCAAGGGGTTGGAAGCAGAGCTG ATATAATGACTGAAATCACtaggaaagaaaaagaacaagGAATTTTCCCTGACCCGGATATCGATACCTATATGAAG GCAATTTCAGTTGAAGGACAAAGCGAAAATCTTCAAACAGAATATGTTTTAAAG ATACTCGGATTGGATATCTGTGCGGACACACTGGTTGGAGATG TTAGACAGGGCATTTCAGGTGGACAAAAGAAAAGGCTAACTACAG GAGAGATGATTGTAGGTCCTATAAAAGCACTTTTTATGGATGAAATATCAACTGGCTTAGACAGTTCCACTACTTTTCAAATAGTTACATGCCTCCAACAATTGGTGCACATCACAGATGCAACAGCAGTGCTTTCACTCCTCCAACCAGCACCGGAAACATTTGAGTTATTTGATGATCTTATATTGATGGCAGAGGGGAAGATAGTGTATCATGGCCCCTGCAGTCAGGCACTTCAATTCTTTAAGGATTGTGGTTTCTGGTGCCCCGAAAGAAAAGGAGTGGCAGACTTTCTTCAAGAG GTAACCTCTAAGAAGGATCAAAGGCAATACTGGTACCGCACAGATATTCCTTACAGTTATGTATCTGTGGATGAGTTCTCTCAGATTTTTAAAACAAGTTACTGGGGAAGAATGCTAGATGATGAGCTCTCACAACCATATGATAAATCTCAATCCCATAAAAGTTCTTTATCATATAGCAAGTACTCCTTAGGAAAATTGGATTTGTTTAAAGCTTGTATGAAGAGGGAGATTCTTCTCATGAAACGAAACTCGTTTATCTATATATTCAAAACTGTGCAG CTTACCATCACTGCAATCATAACAATGACAGTCTTCTTGCGCACTCAGCTCGATATAGACTTGTTAGGATCAAACTATTTATTAGGTTCATTGTACTATACACTTGTACGCCTCATGACCAACGGAGTTGCTGAATTGATCATGACTATTACTAGACTACCTGTTGTTTATAAGCAGAAAGCATTCTATCTCTATCCAGCTTGGGCTTACTGTCTTCCAGCTGCCATTCTAAAGATTCCATTTTCAGTTCTCGACTCTCTTGTTTGGACATCAATGACATATTATGTTATAGGCTACAGCCCAGAAATAACAAG GTTCCTCCGCCAGTTCCTTTTGCTTATTGCTCTGCATATGTCATCAACCTCCATGTGCCGTTCCCTTGCCGCAATTTTTAAAACTGATGTTGCAGCTACAACCGTTGGTTCATTGGTCTTAGTACTTATGTTCTTGTTTGGAGGCTTTATTCTTCCTCGAC CATCATTACCAAAATGGTTAAGGTGGGGTTTTTGGCTTTCACCCATGTCATATGGGGAAATAGGAATAACACTCAATGAATTTCTTGCTCCTCGCTGGCAAAAG ATACAAGAGGGAAACATCACCATCGGAAGGGAGATTCTCAAGAGTCGTGGTTTAGACTTTAATGCCAACTTCTTCTGGATTTCAATTGGAGCATTGCTTGGTTTTGCAGTAGTATTTGATATTCTATTTATCCTAGCATTAACTTACTTAAAAG AGCCTAAGCAATCTCGAGCTTTAGTGTCGAAAAAGAGGCTGCCTCAACTAAAAGGTGGAGAAAAAAGCAATGAAATGGAATTAAAAAACAAGTCGGTAGCAGTTGATATTAACCACACATCAAAGGAAGCTCAAACAg GGAAAATGGTCCTGCCCTTTTTGCCACTGTCAATAGCATTTAAAGATGTTCAGTATTTTGTCGACACTCCTCCG GAGATGAAAAAGCACGGTTCGAATGAGAAACTACAACTGCTCTGCGATATCACTGGAGCTTTTAGGCCAGGAATCCTCACTGCATTGATGGGAGTCAGTGGAGCAGGGAAGACAACACTCATGGATGTCCTTTCGGGAAGAAAAACTGGAGGTATCATTGAAGGAGATATAAGAATTGGAGGGTACCCTAAAGTGCAAAAGACATTTGAAAGAGTTTCAGGTTACTGCGAGCAGAATGACATACATTCTCCATATATAACAGTTGAAGAATCCGTTCGTTACTCAGCTTGGTTGCGGTTGCCGAGGGAGATTGATTCAGCAACAAAAGGG AAATTTGTGGAAGAAGTCCTTGAAACAATTGAACTTGATGATATAAAGGATAGTTTAGTTGGCATTGCTGGCCAAAGTGGCTTATCTACCGAGCAACGTAAAAGACTAACCATTGCAGTGGAGCTTGTATCGAATCCATCGATAATTTTTATGGATGAACCTACATCAGGTTTGGATGCTCGAGCTGCTGCAGTAGTTATGCGTGCAGTCAAGAATGTTGTTACCACCGGTAGGACCACAGTTTGCACCATACATCAACCAAGTATCGATATATTTGAGACTTTTGATGAG TTGATTCTAATGAAATCTGGAGGAAAGATCATTTATAATGGAGCGTTAGGTCATCATTCAAGTAGACTGATTGAATATTTTCAG AGTATATCGGGAGTTCCAAAGATCAAGGACAATTATAATCCTGCAACATGGATGTTGGAAGCTACATCTGCCGCTGTAGAAGATGAACTTAAAATAGATTTTGCAAATATATACAAAGAGTCACACCTTCATCG ggataccCTTGAGTTGGTGAGACAGTTGAGTGAACCAGAGCCAAGTTCAAAAGACTTGCATTTCTCAACTCGCTTCCCACAGAGTAACTTGGGACAGTTTATGGCGTGCCTATGGAAGCAACACTTGTCTTATTGGAGAAGTCCCGAGTACAACTTAATACGATTTGTGTTCATGATTGTTGCTGCAATAATATTTGGGGCAGTGTTTTGGCAGAAAGGGAAGGAAAT AAACACTCAGCAGGATTTGTTCAACGTGTTTGGATCAATGTATATTGCTGTAATATTCTTGGGGATAAATTATTGTTCAACAATTCTACCGTACGTGGCAACTGAGCGCTCTGTCTTGTATAGAGAAAAATTTGCAGGAATGTATTCTTCCATGGCTTATTCATTTGCACAG gtgGCTATTGAAATACCATATATCTTAGTGCAAGCAATTATATATGTGGCTATCACATATCCAATGATAGGTTTCCATTGGTCAGTTCAGAAGCTGTTTTGGTACTTCTACACCACATTCTGCACATTTTTATACTTTGTGTATCTTGGAATGCTGATAATGTCATTAAGCTTAAATCTGGATCTAGCTTCAGTATTGTCAACTGCAGTCTACACCATATTCAATCTCTTTTCTGGATTCCTCATGCCAGGACCT AAAATTCCTAAATGGTGGGTTTGGTGCTACTGGATTTGCCCTACAGCTTGGTccttgaatggcctattaactTCACAATATGGAGACATGGACAAGGAAATACTCATATTTGGGGACAAAAAACCAGTTGGTACCTTTCTAAAGGATTACTATGGGTTCAGACACGACAGATTAAGTGTTGTGGCTGTGGTGCTCATTGCTTACCCAATCATTTATGCTTCTCTCTTTGCCTATTGCATAGGGAAAATAAATTACCAAAAGAGATAG
- the LOC11421893 gene encoding probable receptor-like protein kinase At5g18500, with the protein MASNLSSRLSKKTSVFGLEVWELMGLIVGLFIVIILLLVSICLTSKKKSRRVNGLLPLSHRLSVSEEIKDIKMDQVSTNSHPQNGAFMSLYDKFNDKESEKILLHTKNGEYSSQSGSFVHIEKDAAGSQSGEESGAKSVSAHRPSLTSPSPLSGLPEFSHLGWGHWFTLRDLELATNKFSKDNIIGEGGYGVVYQGQLINGNPVAIKKLLNNLGQAEKEFRVEVEAIGHVRHKNLVRLLGFCIEGTHRLLIYEYVNNGNLEQWLHGAMRQYGYLTWDARIKILLGTAKALAYLHEAIEPKVVHRDIKSSNILIDDDFNAKISDFGLAKLLGAGKSHITTRVMGTFGYVAPEYANSGLLNEKSDVYSFGVLLLEAITGRDPVDYNRSAAEVNLVDWLKMMVGNRHAEEVVDPNIETRPSTSALKRVLLTALRCVDPDSEKRPKMSQVVRMLESEEYPIPREDRRRRKSNARSTDVEMQKEASDTDKSDHPDSKSNGRRNQRK; encoded by the exons ATGGCGTCTAATCTGAGCTCGAGGTTATCCAAGAAAACATCTGTTTTTGGGTTGGAAGTATGGGAATTAATGGGGCTAATAGTTGGATTGTTCATTGTAATTATTCTTCTGCTGGTATCAATATGTCTTActtcaaaaaagaaatctaGAAGAGTTAATGGCTTGCTTCCCCTGAGCCATAGGTTATCCGTTTCAGAAGAGATCAAAGATATTAAAATGGATCAGGTTTCAACGAATAGTCATCCCCAAAACGGTGCTTTTATGAGTCTTTATGACAAGTTCAATGACAAAGAATCTGAAAAGATTTTGCTCCATACAAAGAATGGGGAATATAGCAGTCAATCTGGCTCATTTGTTCACATCGAGAAAGACGCTGCTGGCTCTCAATCAGGTGAAGAAAGCGGTGCTAAGTCCGTTTCTGCACACAGGCCTTCTTTAACTTCACCATCGCCTTTGTCTGGTCTTCCCGAGTTCTCTCACCTTGGATGGGGACATTGGTTTACATTGAGAGACCTAGAACTTGCAACAAACAAGTTTTCAAAAGACAATATTATTGGTGAAGGAGGATATGGAGTTGTTTATCAAGGCCAGCTTATCAACGGGAATCCAGTGGCTATCAAAAAGCTACTTAATAATCT TGGACAAGCTGAAAAAGAATTTAGAGTGGAAGTTGAGGCTATTGGTCATGTGAGGCACAAGAATTTGGTTAGACTTTTGGGTTTTTGCATTGAAGGCACTCACAG GTTGTTGATTTATGAGTATGTTAATAATGGAAACTTGGAGCAATGGCTTCATGGTGCCATGCGGCAATATGGTTATCTTACATGGGATGCCCGGATTAAAATTCTTCTTGGAACAGCCAAAGC GCTGGCTTACTTGCACGAGGCAATTGAGCCGAAAGTTGTCCATCGAGATATCAAGTCAAGTAATATTCTTATTGATGATGACTTCAATGCCAAAATATCTGACTTTGGACTAGCCAAGTTACTTGGTGCCGGAAAAAGTCACATTACGACTCGAGTAATGGGTACTTTTGG ATATGTAGCTCCAGAATATGCCAATTCTGGCTTACTAAACGAGAAGAGTGATGTGTATAGCTTTGGCGTATTGCTCCTTGAAGCAATTACAGGAAGAGATCCAGTGGATTATAACCGCTCAGCAGCTGAG GTAAATTTGGTTGACTGGCTGAAGATGATGGTAGGTAATAGGCACGCGGAAGAGGTGGTGGATCCAAACATTGAGACGAGACCATCAACAAGTGCCCTTAAACGAGTCCTTTTGACTGCTTTGAGATGTGTTGATCCAGATTCTGAAAAAAGACCAAAAATGAGTCAAGTGGTTCGCATGCTTGAATCGGAAGAATATCCCATACCTAGAGAG GATCGCAGACGCAGGAAGAGTAATGCCAGAAGTACTGACGTGGAGATGCAAAAGGAGGCTTCTGATACAGATAAGAGTGATCATCCAGATTCCAAGTCCAACGGAAGAAGGAATCAAAGGAAGTAA
- the LOC11438218 gene encoding pto-interacting protein 1 has translation MGCFGFCKENDAYTTADKGIFMQTNPNGGNTSYHGRHTAVTVPRHINLQPISVPSITVDELRSLTDNFGTKTFVGEGAYGKVYRATLKNGREVAIKKLDSSKQPDQEFLSQVSIVSRLKHENVVELVNYCVDGPLRALAYEYAPNGSLHDILHGRKGVKGAEPGQVLSWAERVKIAVGAARGLEYLHEKAEVHIVHRYIKSSNILLFEDGVAKIADFDLSNQAPDAAARLHSTRVLGTFGYHAPEYAMTGNLSSKSDVYSFGVILLELLTGRKPVDHTLPRGQQSLVTWATPKLSEDKVKQCVDVRLKGEYPSKSVAKLAAVAALCVQYEAEFRPNMSIIVKALQPLMNNTRSSQPREPRNL, from the exons ATGGGTTGCTTTGGATTCTGCAAAGAGAATGATGCTTATACTACTGCTGACAAAGGAATCTTCATGCAAACCAATCCTAACGGCG GGAACACCAGTTATCATGGCAGACACACTGCAGTAACTGTTCCTCGGCACATAAATCTCCAACCTATTTCTGTTCCTTCTATTACAGTAGATGAACTGAGGTCTTTGACAGATAATTTTGGTACAAAAACTTTCGTTGGTGAAGGTGCATATGGGAAAGTGTATCGTGCCACATTGAAAAATGGACGTGAAGTGGCAATTAAAAAGTTGGATTCCAGTAAGCAACCAGACCAAGAATTTCTTTCTCAG GTCTCCATCGTATCAAGGCTAAAGCATGAAAATGTTGTTGAGCTTGTTAATTACTGTGTTGATGGTCCTTTGCGTGCCCTTGCATACGAGTATGCTCCTAATGGATCCCTCCATGATATTCTACATG GACGCAAAGGTGTCAAGGGTGCAGAACCTGGTCAAGTTCTTTCATGGGCTGAAAGAGTTAAAATTGCTGTTGGAGCAGCCAGAGGACTTGAATATCTTCATGAAAAGGCAGAGGTTCATATAGTCCATCGTTACATTAAATCCAGTAACATACTCCTATTCGAGGACGGCGTTGCAAAGATTGCTGATTTTGATCTGTCAAATCAAGCCCCTGATGCTGCCGCACGTCTTCATTCTACCCGTGTTCTTGGAACTTTTGGTTATCATGCTCCAGA ATATGCAATGACTGGAAACCTCTCTTCAAAGAGTGATGTTTACAGTTTTGGAGTTATACTGTTGGAACTCTTAACCGGGCGTAAACCTGTTGATCATACACTTCCCCGAGGACAACAAAGCCTTGTGACCTGG GCAACACCAAAGCTTAGTGAAGATAAGGTGAAGCAGTGTGTTGATGTTAGATTAAAGGGAGAGTACCCTTCGAAGTCAGTTGCAAAG TTGGCTGCTGTTGCTGCACTGTGTGTTCAATATGAAGCTGAGTTTCGACCAAATATGAGCATCATTGTCAAAGCTTTACAGCCTCTAATGAATAATACTCGTTCTTCTCAACCAAGGGAACCACGCAACTTGTAA